The window AAGGCACACCCCCGTCACCGGCATAAGTATGCTGCATCCATTCAGGTATTTCTGGAGTTTCCACAACACCCACAGCACTTTCGGTATCCAAACTGCGTGCAGCACTATTTGCATCGCGATCGGTGTTCACAATCATGTAATTGCGGATCATCTCGCCGTAGTAAATCTGTGGAGATTCTACCGCCAGTTCCGTGTATGTGCTCTCTATCGGTGTATCCTTAACCCAGAGTTTCGGTAGCCCCTCGCCAACGAACTCGTTCACGGGTGCGACGCACACGCCATACCCGTGCGTAAATGAGCGTAGGTCGGTTTTCAGGCGGTCCCACCCCGTAATCTCGTCACCGGGATCAATTTCACGGGCGGCTATCAGGACCTGCCGATATTCACCGTCTACTGTATATCTATCAACATCGGTATACGGATGGAAGTTATAATGCGGTTTAATCTGTGTCTCTCGGAGTGCTTCATACAGCACGCGTCGATCCCAAATCTGGATGTTCTTCTTGACCTCAGTGTTTTCCGTTATCATTTCCAGCGTTGCAGTGCCAGGCTCGCGATCGACCCTCACAATCTCATCGAGATCAAAGGCGCGGCGTGTCTCTTCGATATGCCTCTGGAGGTACTGTCCCTCCTTGAGAAAGGGTTCCACACGCATACGCGCCACGTGGAGCCCCAACGGATATGCGTGAATCAACAGCGCGTAACTCAAGCCCCATACCGCCACAGTTGCATACCACAACAACCGTTTCCGATAGAAGATGTTAATCACGATAACAATTGCGATACCGATCAGCACGCCACAGTAAATCTTCGTGGCACCCGCAAGGTGGAAGTCTACGTAAAATAAGCCGTGAAGCGTCCGCAACCCATTCGTCAGAGGTTTCGTATAAACCTTGTCATAGAGGTGCACATAACTCCGCCACCCGCCAATGATTAGTAGCAACAGCCATAAAACCGAGCCGTGGAAGATGATATGGCGTTTCACACGTGCCATCGTGTGCGCGTCCCGACGGTAATAGAAATTATACAGCAACCCGACAACGACGCACGTTACCCACAACGTTATCTCTACCCAGAGGCTTATCCATCGGTGGAGCGGGAAACTAAAGAGATAGAAATTCCGGTCCATCCCGAAATGGAGAGACCTCTCTGCGGCTGCCGCATCCGGTTGATTCAGGTACCGAAGCACTATATCGTCTAATAGGAGCATTGGTGCTGCGAGCAGGAGTGCCGCAATCAGCGTGATACAGATGACCATCCGATGGAAGGAGAAAGTCTGCGTATGTGTCCACCGCCGAAACTCGCGGGATTCTGGACACAACATATTGGCGATTGCCGTGTTGGCGTTCATGAATCCAGCGGCGACAATGAAACAGATGCCAAAGATGCCCCACCGGACCTTCTGGAGTCCCCAGAACACATCGGCGTATCCGACGTTTTCGAACCAGAGGTGCTCTGTATAGAGATGCGCCAAGGGGAAGAAGCAGCTGATCGCAATGAGCGCGCTCAGCGTCCAGAGTAGATACGCCTGCCATTTGTTATGAACACCGCGACGCCAGTAGCCGCTCCGTCGGTAACGAAAGATGCCCCCTATTAAGGTAACACCGACAAGGAGTGTACTTAAAAGTAATTGTGCGATGGCAAGGTCTGCTGTCATGATGAATGCCTCCTATGAGACATTATAGCACAGGTGCGCGCTCATCCGCAAATTCGGTGATCGAGAATCAATTCGTCTGAATCAGGGTTTACAGGATTTAGGGATTTTCGGGATGAGAAGGGATTCTTGATTGAAAAGCGTTCTCACGCCGTAGGTCGGGTAGAGCGATGAAGTCCCCAGAATCCTTCAGGTTACCCACACATGTCTCCTTTTTCATGACACCTTCAGAAAAACAGACACAGCGAAACCCGACACTCCACTGCCCTGTGAGAATATGGCAAAAGGTTTGACACCCCTTCACATCGGTGTTATAATTGTGAACATAATCATAATCTTTTAAAGTATTAAGGAACGGATTCAAACGATGAAACTGAAGATTGTCATTCACGACGCTGAAGAAGGTGGATATTGGGCGGAAGTGCCATCAATCGCAGGCTGTGCCACACAAGGTGAGACGTTTGCGGAATTGCTCGAAAACATCTACGAAGCAATTGAGGGGTGTCTATCCGTAGACGTTACCGCATAATCCTGCGAATCCTAAAATCCAGTAAATCCTGATTCAGAGAAAAATTATTTGACAAAAGACATCCGTTACGTTATAATTAATACCAATTCAACCGCAAAAACGCCGAAATGCGCGTTTTTACACCCGGTTGGAAGAAAATACTTGACAAAAACACCCAATTTGGGTAAAATTACGATATGCGAAAAACAGTGTTGACTTTTTTTCGTAACTATTTTACAATTTCGGGTGTTAAAAAGGAATATAAACGTGGAGACCGAAAACTCGTCAAAAAAACGGGAATCTGAACGCTCCACCCCCTGAAACGCTGTTTTCAAAAAAATTGACAAAAAACGCAACTTCGGATACAATTAATCCATTAATTCTATACCAAGTCGTAGCGTTCGGGAAATCCAATAAGATTTTCTTCAAGTTTTATTTGCAATTAACAACGTTTATACAAGTGGTTTGGCTCGACGTATA is drawn from Candidatus Poribacteria bacterium and contains these coding sequences:
- a CDS encoding UPF0182 family protein, encoding MTADLAIAQLLLSTLLVGVTLIGGIFRYRRSGYWRRGVHNKWQAYLLWTLSALIAISCFFPLAHLYTEHLWFENVGYADVFWGLQKVRWGIFGICFIVAAGFMNANTAIANMLCPESREFRRWTHTQTFSFHRMVICITLIAALLLAAPMLLLDDIVLRYLNQPDAAAAERSLHFGMDRNFYLFSFPLHRWISLWVEITLWVTCVVVGLLYNFYYRRDAHTMARVKRHIIFHGSVLWLLLLIIGGWRSYVHLYDKVYTKPLTNGLRTLHGLFYVDFHLAGATKIYCGVLIGIAIVIVINIFYRKRLLWYATVAVWGLSYALLIHAYPLGLHVARMRVEPFLKEGQYLQRHIEETRRAFDLDEIVRVDREPGTATLEMITENTEVKKNIQIWDRRVLYEALRETQIKPHYNFHPYTDVDRYTVDGEYRQVLIAAREIDPGDEITGWDRLKTDLRSFTHGYGVCVAPVNEFVGEGLPKLWVKDTPIESTYTELAVESPQIYYGEMIRNYMIVNTDRDANSAARSLDTESAVGVVETPEIPEWMQHTYAGDGGVPLGGWFRRLCFALRFDFFPILISEKLTPESRIMFRRRIGTRRNDRLVKDRASYIAPFLNYDPDPYIVINNKQLYWIIDFYVTSRYYPNAQMYVDDKTQLTDSELYEEPDFDTFNYIRNAGVAVVNAYTGAVDFYAIKKDEDDEAVMQTYQKAFPNLFKPLSEMPDGLAAHLRYPDYLTRIQAKLYGDYYRQASGFYDNTNPWSIPKEAYYSSQADQEMMPYYALLKLPGEEKVEFVNVIPFAPRDREKQLKAWMVARCDPPHYGERIVYVLPENAGIAGPTQVEDDINKKTGDLQRGWQAANDVIRGNLLIIPIEDALFYLEAIYLQAKKQEGEDGDDDKPRRPKLEMVVLKAGSNELAAVQAQTFDEALNMLLLGIPTKSETPTKSEKSSTLAELVQQYREREADSDRLLEQILEKVAEDDR
- a CDS encoding type II toxin-antitoxin system HicB family antitoxin, encoding MKLKIVIHDAEEGGYWAEVPSIAGCATQGETFAELLENIYEAIEGCLSVDVTA